One segment of Dromaius novaehollandiae isolate bDroNov1 chromosome Z, bDroNov1.hap1, whole genome shotgun sequence DNA contains the following:
- the CD274 gene encoding programmed cell death 1 ligand 1 isoform X1 has product MEKPLLLYIFVFHWHLLNALFTVEAPQSLYTVEYGSNVTMECTFPVNGQLKFKDLSVSWEKKDEFRKDVYVLLKGEEDFNSQHSDFKGRIKLLKEKLNFGQSVLQITDVKVSDAGFYRCLIDYRGADYKMISLKVKAPYRTINQGVVSTGDKEWKLTCQSEGYPKAEVIWQNGGYQDLTDKANTSYKTGNDQLYRVTSTLKIKSKADEIFHCTFWNKELQENISAILYVADSAEDILWTKNRRFVGAILIVTALFGSVLLFMLCIGKELYKNEDERDCRGASFEEEELQYKQIEKT; this is encoded by the exons ATGGAAAAGCCTTTGcttttgtatatatttgtattCCACTGGCATTTGCTGAATG ctttattCACTGTTGAAGCTCCACAGTCACTCTACACTGTGGAATATGGGAGCAATGTGACCATGGAATGCACGTTTCCAGTGAATGGGCAATTAAAGTTTAAAGATTTAAGTgtcagctgggaaaaaaaagatgaatttaggAAAGATGTTTATGTACTTCTCAAAGGGGAGGAAGATTTCAACAGTCAGCACAGTGACTTTAAGGGAAGAATAAAATTGTTGAAAGAGAAACTGAACTTTGGGCAGTCTGTCCTTCAGATCACTGACGTTAAGGTCAGTGATGCAGGGTTTTACCGCTGTCTAATTGACTACAGGGGAGCTGACTACAAGATGATCAGTTTGAAAGTTAAGG CTCCTTATAGAACCATAAACCAAGGAGTGGTGAGTACAGGAGACAAAGAATGGAAGTTAACGTGCCAGTCAGAAGGATACCCGAAAGCTGAAGTAATATGGCAAAATGGAGGATATCAGGATTTGACTGATAAAGCAAACACAAGTTACAAAACTGGAAATGATCAGCTGTATCGTGTGACAAGTACGCTTAAAATCAAAAGCAAAGCTGATGAGATTTTTCACTGTACATTCTGGAACAAAGAACTTCAAGAAAATATATCTGCTATTTTATACGTAGCAG ATTCAGCTGAGGATATTCTGTGGACTAAGAACAGACGCTTTGTTGGAGCAATTCTGATTGTGACTGCTCTCTTTGGATCAGTGCTTCTATTTATGCTCTGCATAGGAAAAG
- the CD274 gene encoding programmed cell death 1 ligand 1 isoform X2 translates to MEKPLLLYIFVFHWHLLNALFTVEAPQSLYTVEYGSNVTMECTFPVNGQLKFKDLSVSWEKKDEFRKDVYVLLKGEEDFNSQHSDFKGRIKLLKEKLNFGQSVLQITDVKVSDAGFYRCLIDYRGADYKMISLKVKAPYRTINQGVVSTGDKEWKLTCQSEGYPKAEVIWQNGGYQDLTDKANTSYKTGNDQLYRVTSTLKIKSKADEIFHCTFWNKELQENISAILYVADSAEDILWTKNRRFVGAILIVTALFGSVLLFMLCIGKAIQFLEGLGQQVLTKIYH, encoded by the exons ATGGAAAAGCCTTTGcttttgtatatatttgtattCCACTGGCATTTGCTGAATG ctttattCACTGTTGAAGCTCCACAGTCACTCTACACTGTGGAATATGGGAGCAATGTGACCATGGAATGCACGTTTCCAGTGAATGGGCAATTAAAGTTTAAAGATTTAAGTgtcagctgggaaaaaaaagatgaatttaggAAAGATGTTTATGTACTTCTCAAAGGGGAGGAAGATTTCAACAGTCAGCACAGTGACTTTAAGGGAAGAATAAAATTGTTGAAAGAGAAACTGAACTTTGGGCAGTCTGTCCTTCAGATCACTGACGTTAAGGTCAGTGATGCAGGGTTTTACCGCTGTCTAATTGACTACAGGGGAGCTGACTACAAGATGATCAGTTTGAAAGTTAAGG CTCCTTATAGAACCATAAACCAAGGAGTGGTGAGTACAGGAGACAAAGAATGGAAGTTAACGTGCCAGTCAGAAGGATACCCGAAAGCTGAAGTAATATGGCAAAATGGAGGATATCAGGATTTGACTGATAAAGCAAACACAAGTTACAAAACTGGAAATGATCAGCTGTATCGTGTGACAAGTACGCTTAAAATCAAAAGCAAAGCTGATGAGATTTTTCACTGTACATTCTGGAACAAAGAACTTCAAGAAAATATATCTGCTATTTTATACGTAGCAG ATTCAGCTGAGGATATTCTGTGGACTAAGAACAGACGCTTTGTTGGAGCAATTCTGATTGTGACTGCTCTCTTTGGATCAGTGCTTCTATTTATGCTCTGCATAGGAAAAG